DNA from Tripterygium wilfordii isolate XIE 37 chromosome 4, ASM1340144v1, whole genome shotgun sequence:
TTGCCACGACTTTTACTTTGGGTAAGTTTGATTGCTTGTCCCACATGGACCATGCAGGCGTGCAATTGCTATGTCCTTGGCCTTGGGGGTTGGCCCCATGGATATTATAACGTATGTTAGCTTGTTGGGTCTTTACATAATATAGTGGCATGTTGCATATCATGATCGTTTTGTGGACTGGGGTTGTGAGCTCAGCTTTGTTTTTGGATTGTTTGTGATCCTAAAATTGTCAGAACTTTTGTGCATATTGCATAATTCATAATACCCTTTCCAAGTAAAAGATAAAAACTTATCTTCAAACGTGCTGATTATTCTTGATTTGGATATTAAGAACTTTACAATTATCAGTTATTAGATGACAAATCCTACGCATCTAAAGCATgatttcctaaaccctaaatattatCTTAGGCAATCTATGTACTCTTAGGAAAGAAGATTTTCACTTAACCATTCTCTTCTGTGATCCTAGCGTTTTCATCCCCAGTGTAAATTCCAATAATTTTGTTGCTAATTATACTTTTTATGACAGAAAGACTGTCTTtactcttttccttctcttggcTATTATTGCCAATGACCGGAGAATTCCATTCTTATTTTCGACCTTGAAATCCTCTTGTTGAAACTAGGATTGTTGAGTGTGATTTCATGGCCTCTAGTTGTATGGTTATTCTCGGGTGCATCATACTCATACATCTTGCATATCCCCGACCCACCCAccgtgggagccttgtgcacgagagttgctTACTGGGCCTTAATGTTTCCcctaaaattatatctattggGCCTTGGCCGTGGATATGCTTTTGGCTCATTTTTACAAACAACCACGTACTATTTACCTGACTCATCATCCATTTAGGCAGCTTACTATGACATGATGTCCAAACCCAAAGAGCATAACCACAGAGAAGTTCTCTCTGGTGTCCTCGGCTGAAGATTCCTCCAAATTCAATTGTCCAAATCCTTCTCCCTCTCGTCTTTATATGCTTCATTTATGCTCTTGCAAGTCTAATGCAGTCCCTCTTGATTATTTATGTCGTTTATTGAAAATTTCATGTCTTTAGAGAGCACCATTTTGGAGGAATATAAGCCAATTGATCAGGTAAgatcaagaaaatatttaaaactaAGTAAAATTGTGGGAGTTAGTTATTTGTATTGTTGAAGTTATTGTTTAAGTTCTATCTCAATGAGTCCATGGAGCCATTTCGTTAGCATGAGATATTTGCAACTGGGCCAAATTCGCATAATTACATTAGGCAGGAGAAGTGATTAAGTTGTGATTGTCcaatgcttttctttttccctgaattgtttctctttctcttaCTTGAAATAGTCGAACATGTGGCctatggtagagttgcaagggtgcatcctagaggtcacatgttcaaatcctggaaatagcctctccacTTATTATGCGGGGGGTAAGGTTTACGTACATCATGTTTGTCCCTGACCCAATCCACTACGGAACTTTGTGCTcgggaattgtttacctttattATGAAGTAGTTgaattatatattaatatgcAATCTTGCTATAGTTTTTGGAGGTTACATGCAAAAGTACGGGTAAGATCCGTCGCTTTGCGGCGGGTTCAAAGGCAGGGTTTGCGGTGTCTTTGATAAACAGGACATTGGATATTGGGATGTCACTTGCATTGAATATTGAAGCATTCAGAAATGGAGAAGAACCCATAAGTTTCGGCCCTGACGCAGTTCTTGTAAATTTCGGAAACGGATGGAAGCTACAAACTGTTATTGATTCAGATTATGGAggtatttgaattttatttgtgTTAAATTTTCACCGACTTTGTGGGGAGCTTGTTAGTTGTTTAAGTTTGAAGTcagtatttttttgaatttcattaaCACATGTTCTCTTGAAATAGGTGTTAGAAAGGCAGAAGGAGTTCTGCTAATTCCAAAATTGTTTCCCACTGTAGCGGTATGGATTTCTTATTCTCTTCTCTAATAATATTCATTTGAGACTATTAATGTTTCATGGAAGGTTGGAAGCCTTCAAGTGGTTTTTGGGACAATTGGAAAAGAATCGGGGATTTCTGCGTGGGATAAATATGGACATGAATAAGACACCAGTGTCAATGTATTGAACAAGGATTTGATAATTTCTGTTCTTCTAACATGGTATATCATTGTAGTTGTTAATGATATAATCTGCATATCGGCGAGAAAAGCTTATAGTAACCCTTACAATTCTCAAAACTGCAGTACAATGCTTTTGGATAAGTTACACTTTGAAATCGCATGTGGGTAGGGGGCAGTTGGTAAAGTTTAGCAGGAAAAGTGATTGCCCTCCGGAATGGCCTTCATGACCTGCTGCAACTCTAGTTAGTGCCTCAGGGATGTTGTGTATGGCCATTTATAGCAGCTAGCGCTAGAAATCAATTTGAAGACACTAAAGTGGGAATCTTTTTTATGGACATGATATCGGATTGGATAAATTTTTGTCAACTCTTTAGCTTTTGTTGCTTCCCCGCGtttcctttctctctttccGGGAGTGTATAATGTAGCCTTGTGATGATTAGACTGCAGAAACAGTCTGGTTCTTATCGATATTTTACTCACTGTCTAATATGGTTGAAAGACGAAATTAGGAAGTCTTTTTATGGCAATGTAGTAATACTTTGGAGCTTTCCTCTATGGTGAGCAGTTATtcatttttctcgttttttgctTCGGCAGAATTCTGGTGGCCCAGATCAGATGAAGAAGGGTGGAAGAACAGGAATCAGTTCTATGTACATTGCTAAGATATTATTAGCtttcattttgatgtttgttCTTGGCGGAATTTTCACGTTTGGTCTTGAGAATCTTCCCAGACTGATTTTGTTAATCAATTCATCCTTCTAGAGATTGCTTATGAACTCATACGCGTAACTTCAATGAAGATTTTTCAGAGAGGGAGAGCATAGCTTTTGGTTTTTAATTGGGAAGGGAAGGGGGCACCGTTTGTATTCATTTTTGGGATTTGCGTGCTCCCTGGTTAGAAACTCTAGCCTCTAGGGGTCCCAATGGTTTTTATGTACGAATGAAACAAGGAGAATTGATGGCGATGATGAGGTTTCCTTGTCAAGAGTTGTCTGGTATTTGGCATATAATCCTAAACAAGGTGTCTTGTTGCACTATGCAAATCCTCTGCCTTGAAATTGTGTAGATTTAACTTTTGGTCATTCTTGTTAACATATCTAGCTTAGAGTTTGTGCTCTGTCCTcttcatgagttttcaagtgAATCCATGTAAACCCTCATTGCATTTTGTGAGTTTTCATCTTGTAATGTCTCATTTACAATCTTCTGGTATGACACTTCTGCTACATAAATAGCAGAATGAAATGTAGTTAAGAACTGCACTTCATTCTGACAAAAACTGTGGATATATATCTCAAGACAGAAATGACATTTACAGGCTGATGAGTTTTGTGTCAAGTTAAATGTACAGTTTTAAC
Protein-coding regions in this window:
- the LOC119997563 gene encoding uncharacterized protein LOC119997563, whose protein sequence is MSEDSEAEDQQQSTETFSFSSMAEESTSLSSIAEESSSHPSKVEESSSHSMAEGSFSLSSMAEKSSEVDHPDSPPFLEVTCKSTGKIRRFAAGSKAGFAVSLINRTLDIGMSLALNIEAFRNGEEPISFGPDAVLVNFGNGWKLQTVIDSDYGGVRKAEGVLLIPKLFPTVANSGGPDQMKKGGRTGISSMYIAKILLAFILMFVLGGIFTFGLENLPRLILLINSSF